Proteins encoded by one window of Rutidosis leptorrhynchoides isolate AG116_Rl617_1_P2 chromosome 7, CSIRO_AGI_Rlap_v1, whole genome shotgun sequence:
- the LOC139860054 gene encoding uncharacterized protein — MSCISLNIRGLGQSGKITWLKKICNNENPVILGLQETKCSNSPDSLIESFWYNSNLKFVQKDAIGASGGLLLIWDPSSFLFDLAVEGEFFLAIKGKWVGYDSDIFFINVYGPHSHQKKLRFWSELNKLIESIDVPHIIFGDFNEVRSNSERLNCNFKQTWADNFNKFILNANLIDLPLGGKKYTRMCLSKLKFSKLDRFLISESMLQLWPDIS, encoded by the coding sequence ATGTCTTGCATCTCACTTAATATTCGAGGTTTGGGTCAATCGGGTAAAATCACTTGGCTCAAAAAAATCTGTAACAATGAAAATCCGGTTATCCTTGGACTCCAAGAAACAAAATGTAGTAATTCTCCTGATTCTCTAATTGAATCTTTTTGGTACAACTCCAACCTTAAATTTGTACAAAAAGACGCAATCGGAGCCTCGGGCGGACTACTACTTATCTGGGACCCATCCAGTTTCCTATTTGACCTTGCTGTGGAGGGTGAATTTTTTCTTGCCATCAAGGGCAAATGGGTGGGTTACGACTCAGATATTTTCTTCATTAATGTTTACGGTCCGCATTCACACCAGAAAAAGCTTAGATTTTGGTCTGAACTTAATAAACTAATTGAATCCATCGATGTTCCTCATATTATCTTTGGCGACTTTAACGAAGTCAGATCTAATTCCGAACGTCTTAACTGCAACTTTAAACAAACATGGGCTGATAATTTTAACAAATTCATCCTAAATGCTAATCTTATAGATCTCCCCCTAGGGGGTAAAAAATACACACGTATGTGCCTAAGCAAATTAAAATTCAGTAAACTTGATCGATTCCTTATCTCTGAAAGTATGCTTCAACTATGGCCCGACATCTCCTAA